A window of Deltaproteobacteria bacterium contains these coding sequences:
- a CDS encoding CinA family protein — translation GRLLKEKGMTISVAESCTGGLIAHRVTEIPGSSEYFLRGLVVYTNQAKEDLLGVPRSILEKFGPVSRETAEFMVKGVREQSRTTLGVAITGIAGPTGGTPNTPVGRVFIALAAEDIIEIKKYDFFGDRHQIKLMASEVALDRVRRYLLRP, via the coding sequence GGGGAGGCTACTTAAGGAGAAGGGGATGACCATTTCAGTGGCTGAGTCGTGTACAGGAGGCCTTATCGCCCACCGCGTCACCGAGATCCCAGGCAGCTCCGAGTACTTCCTTCGGGGGCTGGTGGTCTATACCAACCAGGCGAAGGAGGACCTCTTGGGTGTGCCGCGCTCCATATTAGAAAAATTTGGTCCAGTGAGCAGGGAGACAGCCGAGTTCATGGTCAAGGGGGTAAGGGAGCAGAGCAGGACCACCTTAGGTGTGGCCATTACAGGTATTGCCGGCCCCACAGGGGGCACTCCCAACACCCCTGTCGGGAGGGTCTTCATTGCCCTAGCCGCAGAAGATATAATAGAGATAAAAAAATACGACTTCTTCGGCGATCGCCATCAGATAAAACTGATGGCCTCTGAGGTGGCCCTGGACAGGGTGAGAAGATATTTGTTAA